One stretch of Danio rerio strain Tuebingen ecotype United States chromosome 6, GRCz12tu, whole genome shotgun sequence DNA includes these proteins:
- the zgc:174863 gene encoding uncharacterized protein LOC100136852 precursor: MPSVIRQFTALSLLILAVRPDGELLDLKCQPTVGIVAQTTDIRCQYKDNGDTNIVGVFLKKSTEENSIFQMYGNKIYGDKRFTLENPRNGPSLKITDTMFSDEGNYDYRVVTDRGEQTIRLSITVTANYSAPVTSTWPETLINGGPADLYCNATEGYPAGYIHWFDKTGTNWTINSVLRKVPKDTNGRKSVALSSKLTFKSINKDLEPFICIVFNSKHVQDGKSTIKSPIFSPEDPEKNVLEPDTTKIIAGGMVIGSLIVGLLFALLFFRRKRSFHADYAKTAEDDPENP; this comes from the exons ATGCCTTCAGTGATAAGGCAATTTACTGCGCTTTCTCTCCTaatccttgctgtgaggccagaTGGAG aattgtTGGATCTGAAATGCCAACCCACAGTTGGAATTGTGGCGCAGACAACAGACATCAGATGTCAATACAAAGACAATGGGGATACCAATATAGTTGGAGTTTTCTTAAAGAAATCAACAGAGGAAAATTCCATTTTTCAAATGTATGGAAATAAGATATATGGGGATAAACGATTTACTCTTGAAAACCCAAGAAACGGTCCATCCTTGAAAATCACCGACACAATGTTTTCTGATGAGGGTAATTATGATTACCGTGTTGTAACAGACCGAGGTGAACAAACGATACGGCTTTCCATTACTGTCACAG ccaaCTACAGTGCTCCCGTCACCAGCACATGGCCTGAAACTCTAATAAATGGAGGACCCGCTGACCTTTACTGTAATGCTACTGAAGGCTACCCAGCAGGCTACATCCACTGGTTTGACAAAACTGGAACTAACTGGACCATTAACTCAGTCCTGAGAAAAGTTCCAAAAGACACCAATGGCAGGAAATCTGTGGCATTGTCTAGTAAACTGACTTTTAAGTCTATCAACAAGGACCTGGAACCGTTTATATGCATTGTGTTCAACAGCAAACATGTACAAGATGGAAAAAGCACAATAAAATCTCCTATAT TTTCTCCTGAGGATCCTGAGAAGAATGTTTTGGAACCTGATACAACAAAGATTATTGCTGGTGGGATGGTCATTGGATCTCTTATTGTTGGTCTTCTGTTTGCTCTGttgtttttcagaagaaaaagaaGTTTTCATG cAGACTATGCGAAAACAGCAGAAGATGATCCAGAAAATCCATGA
- the zgc:174863 gene encoding uncharacterized protein isoform X1, with translation MPSVIRQFTALSLLILAVRPDGELLDLKCQPTVGIVAQTTDIRCQYKDNGDTNIVGVFLKKSTEENSIFQMYGNKIYGDKRFTLENPRNGPSLKITDTMFSDEGNYDYRVVTDRGEQTIRLSITVTANYSAPVTSTWPETLINGGPADLYCNATEGYPAGYIHWFDKTGTNWTINSVLRKVPKDTNGRKSVALSSKLTFKSINKDLEPFICIVFNSKHVQDGKSTIKSPIFSPEDPEKNVLEPDTTKIIAGGMVIGSLIVGLLFALLFFRRKRSFHDQRRSSAQPFLTDYAKTAEDDPENP, from the exons ATGCCTTCAGTGATAAGGCAATTTACTGCGCTTTCTCTCCTaatccttgctgtgaggccagaTGGAG aattgtTGGATCTGAAATGCCAACCCACAGTTGGAATTGTGGCGCAGACAACAGACATCAGATGTCAATACAAAGACAATGGGGATACCAATATAGTTGGAGTTTTCTTAAAGAAATCAACAGAGGAAAATTCCATTTTTCAAATGTATGGAAATAAGATATATGGGGATAAACGATTTACTCTTGAAAACCCAAGAAACGGTCCATCCTTGAAAATCACCGACACAATGTTTTCTGATGAGGGTAATTATGATTACCGTGTTGTAACAGACCGAGGTGAACAAACGATACGGCTTTCCATTACTGTCACAG ccaaCTACAGTGCTCCCGTCACCAGCACATGGCCTGAAACTCTAATAAATGGAGGACCCGCTGACCTTTACTGTAATGCTACTGAAGGCTACCCAGCAGGCTACATCCACTGGTTTGACAAAACTGGAACTAACTGGACCATTAACTCAGTCCTGAGAAAAGTTCCAAAAGACACCAATGGCAGGAAATCTGTGGCATTGTCTAGTAAACTGACTTTTAAGTCTATCAACAAGGACCTGGAACCGTTTATATGCATTGTGTTCAACAGCAAACATGTACAAGATGGAAAAAGCACAATAAAATCTCCTATAT TTTCTCCTGAGGATCCTGAGAAGAATGTTTTGGAACCTGATACAACAAAGATTATTGCTGGTGGGATGGTCATTGGATCTCTTATTGTTGGTCTTCTGTTTGCTCTGttgtttttcagaagaaaaagaaGTTTTCATG ATCAGAGACGATCTTCTGCCCAACCTTTTCTAA cAGACTATGCGAAAACAGCAGAAGATGATCCAGAAAATCCATGA
- the zgc:174863 gene encoding uncharacterized protein isoform X2 — MPSVIRQFTALSLLILAVRPDGELLDLKCQPTVGIVAQTTDIRCQYKDNGDTNIVGVFLKKSTEENSIFQMYGNKIYGDKRFTLENPRNGPSLKITDTMFSDEGNYDYRVVTDRGEQTIRLSITVTANYSAPVTSTWPETLINGGPADLYCNATEGYPAGYIHWFDKTGTNWTINSVLRKVPKDTNGRKSVALSSKLTFKSINKDLEPFICIVFNSKHVQDGKSTIKSPIFSPEDPEKNVLEPDTTKIIAGGMVIGSLIVGLLFALLFFRRKRSFHDQRRSSAQPFLNYAKTAEDDPENP; from the exons ATGCCTTCAGTGATAAGGCAATTTACTGCGCTTTCTCTCCTaatccttgctgtgaggccagaTGGAG aattgtTGGATCTGAAATGCCAACCCACAGTTGGAATTGTGGCGCAGACAACAGACATCAGATGTCAATACAAAGACAATGGGGATACCAATATAGTTGGAGTTTTCTTAAAGAAATCAACAGAGGAAAATTCCATTTTTCAAATGTATGGAAATAAGATATATGGGGATAAACGATTTACTCTTGAAAACCCAAGAAACGGTCCATCCTTGAAAATCACCGACACAATGTTTTCTGATGAGGGTAATTATGATTACCGTGTTGTAACAGACCGAGGTGAACAAACGATACGGCTTTCCATTACTGTCACAG ccaaCTACAGTGCTCCCGTCACCAGCACATGGCCTGAAACTCTAATAAATGGAGGACCCGCTGACCTTTACTGTAATGCTACTGAAGGCTACCCAGCAGGCTACATCCACTGGTTTGACAAAACTGGAACTAACTGGACCATTAACTCAGTCCTGAGAAAAGTTCCAAAAGACACCAATGGCAGGAAATCTGTGGCATTGTCTAGTAAACTGACTTTTAAGTCTATCAACAAGGACCTGGAACCGTTTATATGCATTGTGTTCAACAGCAAACATGTACAAGATGGAAAAAGCACAATAAAATCTCCTATAT TTTCTCCTGAGGATCCTGAGAAGAATGTTTTGGAACCTGATACAACAAAGATTATTGCTGGTGGGATGGTCATTGGATCTCTTATTGTTGGTCTTCTGTTTGCTCTGttgtttttcagaagaaaaagaaGTTTTCATG ATCAGAGACGATCTTCTGCCCAACCTTTTCTAA ACTATGCGAAAACAGCAGAAGATGATCCAGAAAATCCATGA
- the zgc:174863 gene encoding uncharacterized protein isoform X3 produces the protein MPSVIRQFTALSLLILAVRPDGELLDLKCQPTVGIVAQTTDIRCQYKDNGDTNIVGVFLKKSTEENSIFQMYGNKIYGDKRFTLENPRNGPSLKITDTMFSDEGNYDYRVVTDRGEQTIRLSITVTANYSAPVTSTWPETLINGGPADLYCNATEGYPAGYIHWFDKTGTNWTINSVLRKVPKDTNGRKSVALSSKLTFKSINKDLEPFICIVFNSKHVQDGKSTIKSPIFSPEDPEKNVLEPDTTKIIAGGMVIGSLIVGLLFALLFFRRKRSFHDYAKTAEDDPENP, from the exons ATGCCTTCAGTGATAAGGCAATTTACTGCGCTTTCTCTCCTaatccttgctgtgaggccagaTGGAG aattgtTGGATCTGAAATGCCAACCCACAGTTGGAATTGTGGCGCAGACAACAGACATCAGATGTCAATACAAAGACAATGGGGATACCAATATAGTTGGAGTTTTCTTAAAGAAATCAACAGAGGAAAATTCCATTTTTCAAATGTATGGAAATAAGATATATGGGGATAAACGATTTACTCTTGAAAACCCAAGAAACGGTCCATCCTTGAAAATCACCGACACAATGTTTTCTGATGAGGGTAATTATGATTACCGTGTTGTAACAGACCGAGGTGAACAAACGATACGGCTTTCCATTACTGTCACAG ccaaCTACAGTGCTCCCGTCACCAGCACATGGCCTGAAACTCTAATAAATGGAGGACCCGCTGACCTTTACTGTAATGCTACTGAAGGCTACCCAGCAGGCTACATCCACTGGTTTGACAAAACTGGAACTAACTGGACCATTAACTCAGTCCTGAGAAAAGTTCCAAAAGACACCAATGGCAGGAAATCTGTGGCATTGTCTAGTAAACTGACTTTTAAGTCTATCAACAAGGACCTGGAACCGTTTATATGCATTGTGTTCAACAGCAAACATGTACAAGATGGAAAAAGCACAATAAAATCTCCTATAT TTTCTCCTGAGGATCCTGAGAAGAATGTTTTGGAACCTGATACAACAAAGATTATTGCTGGTGGGATGGTCATTGGATCTCTTATTGTTGGTCTTCTGTTTGCTCTGttgtttttcagaagaaaaagaaGTTTTCATG ACTATGCGAAAACAGCAGAAGATGATCCAGAAAATCCATGA